TGGGGATGTGTTGCAGGATGCACGCGTGTCAATTGGTGAGTTCAATGAGCCGATTGTCAGTATTACCTTTGACAGCAAAGGGGCACGAGAATTTGATGAGCTGACGGCTGCCAATATCGGTAAGCGGATGGCTGTGGTCTTGGATGGAAAGGTGTATTCAGCGCCGGTCATTCGAGATCGGATCAGCGGCGGACGAGCGATCATTGAAGGTACCTTTTCCACGGCAGAAGCGAATGATCTGGCTGTGGTGCTCCGGGCCGGTGCATTACCGGCACCGTTAAAAACCTTGCAGGATTTAACCGTGGGGCCCTCACTGGGACAGGATTCAATTGAGAAAGGGTTACGAACAACTATTATTGCCGGGTCGTTGGTCCTGATCTTTATGATTGTGTATTACCGACTTTCCGGCGTCATTGCGAATATGGCCGTTTTTCTTAATTTAATTTGTTTGCTGGGAGCCTTATCTGGGCTCAATGCCACCTTAACTTTGCCGGGTATTGCCGGAATTATTTTGACTATTGGAATGGGAGTCGATTCCAATGTCTTGATATTTGAGCGAATTAGGGAGGAGCTTCGTCAGGGCCGCCCCGTTCGTTTAGCCGTAGATAGTGGGTATAATAAGGCCTTTTTAACAATCGTCGATTCCCATGTGACGACCCTGATTACCGGGTTAGCACTGTTTTTATTTGGAACCGGACCCATCAAGGGGTTTGCGGTGACCTTGTGCTTGGGCATTGCTATTAACTTGTTTACGGCGTTGGTCGGGACAAAGGTGGTATTTGATTTCATGAATCGACGAAAGTTGGATACGCTCAGTATCTAATGGGTCATCTGGATTGAGAAGTGCTTCGTGAGCTTAATTGTCGTGGTTGGTGGGAGAATAGACATGCGGATTTATTGGGCTTGAGCATTCTTTCATGCGGGGCGTCAACGCAAGCATATGGGCATGAGACATTCTTTGGGGAGGAGCGCTGATAGATTATGATGGAAATTCTGGGGAAAACAGATATTGATTTTATGGGAAAGCGGAACATTGCCTTCATGGTATCAGGCTTTCTGGTTTCTCTGGGATTGTTGGCCGTTATCGCCATTCTGGTGGGATGGGCCAATTTGGGGATTGATTTTGCCGGGGGGACGGCCGTCCAACTGAAGTTTGATAAGCCCCTCCTGATTGCCGACGCCAGAAAAGCCTTGGATGCGCATGGACTGGGTGCCGCGGAACTTCAGGAGTTTCCCCAGGATCAAAAACTTTTGATACGCGTGAAAACTGAAACCACAATTGAAGAGGGCGTCAGTAAGAATATCATTCAGGCTTTTCAAGCTGAATTTCCTGATCATGGGTTTGTGGTGGACTCCAGTACGTCAATAGGTCCCACGATTGGGAAGAAACTACAAGAAGATGCCTTGATTGCCGTTATACTTTCGCTCGCAGGAATTATTCTCTATGTTGCCGTTCGTTTTGAGTTTCGTTTTGGCGTGGCTGCGGCCATTGCCACATTTCATGACGTCCTTGCAGTATTGGGGATTTATTTTTTGTTGAATACCGAAATTACGTTGCTGGTGGTGACGGCCCTATTGACCCTGGCAGGATATTCTTTGACCGATACCGTGATTGTGTTCGACCGTATTCGTGAAAATCTTCGACAGAGGAGACGTGAGACGACGACGACGATGATCAATAACGGGATTAATCAGGTCTTAAGCCGGACATTAATTACGACGTTGACTGTTGTTCTGGTCCTGGTTCCATTGACCATTTGGGGAGGAGAAGTGTTACACGATTTTTCTTTGGCCTTATTGTTGGGCGTTCTCATTGGAACCTATTCCTCGATTTTTGTCGCGAGTCCGCTCCTCTTACTGTGGCCTGGTGCAGAGGGAAAGCTATTAGGTCGAGGTAAATAGACTTCTCTGTTACTGTTTCTTGACAGCAAGGAAAAAGGAGCACCAAAATGTAGAAAAATATAGGTGTTAGATGTTCTCTATGGATTTTTCATTGTTGCCAAAGTGAAAAGCTTTGGGTTTCCCCTCCAACTGAAGGGCAAGACGATCCTGGCTATGGTGCTGGTCGGTCTATTGCCCCTTATTCTTTCTCTTCTCCTCACCTATTTTGAAGAAAAACGGGCACTACGGGAAGCCGCCGGTATCACCATGAAGGGGATTGCCGTGGAAGTGGCTCGTAAAGTCGAGACCCAGATTATTCGTGGGATCAATGAAGCACAACAGTTGGCCACCATTCCCTTTATTCGAAGTGCCGTCCTAAATTCGAACCGGAGTTATGCTGATAAAAATCCAGACGAAATTCAGGCCCTTATTCAACAGTGGCAGGAAAGTTGGCGGATCCAATCCAGTCTGGATGAGTTTCCGGTATTTCTGAACAAATATGCCACGGACTACCTGATTCAATGGCATGCGATCAGAAAATCGGATTATCTCGCCATAGTTGTGGTCGATGCGCAAGGAGCGCTGGTATTAAGCTCTTTCCCACAAGTCAATTTTTTCCATGGAAACAGTCTCTGGTGGGAGGCGGTCGTTCAACATCATGAAACCCAAGCATTTGTGAGTGATTTGTCATTTGATCCAGAGTTTGGGACTCATGTCCTGAATGTTGGTGTCCCTATTTGGGACGATCTTCGTCAGCATGTAGTGGGAGCCATTAGTATTCTTCTGAGGAGAGACTCGTTATTTCGGTCGATTTCTGAAGTGGCGGCCGGGAAAACAGGTCATGCCATGTTAACTGCTTCTGATGGGATGCCAATTCTCTGCCCAGCATTTTCCTTGGAAGAGCATGTGATGCCCTCTAATGTGGTCAGTGCGTTCCAACAAGGTGGTGTGGGGTGGTTGGTTGCTGATCCGGATTCACATGGTATGCCGAATGCCATAGTTGGCTATGCTCCTCTCCACTTGGGGATGCCACTTGCTCCAGAAAGTTTTGGAGGTAAGTCCTGGCATATGTTGACCAGTCAAGACTCTGCCGAAACGTATGCTCCGCTGGATCAATTATTAAGCAAGGTCATCTTCTATGGAATCGCCGTTTTTGTCATCTTGTGGGGGGCGGGGGTCGTGGTTGCTGGCCGGATTGTGAAGCCCATTCAGGTCTTATCCCAAGGAGTTGAGCAATTTGGAAGTGGGAATCTTTCGGAAAAGATTGCCATCCGTTCCGGTGATGAAATCGAACGTTTGGCTGACACATTTAATGCCATGGCGGAGAATCTTCAACATTCGTTTTTTGAGTTGAATCAGAAAGTTGATGAAATTGGGCGTTTGGAGCAGAAATATCGTGATCTCATTGAAAATGCTCCGGAAATGATTCATCAATTGGATCCTTCAGGGCGGTTCGTGCATGTCAATACGACCGAGTTGCAAAAGCTGGGATACTCACTAGCCGAAATGCTTGAGATGTCGCTCTGGGATATTGTTCCGGCGGAACAACAAGAAGTGGTGCAGGCCTACGTCCAAGGGTTAGCCTTAGGCGGGGCTCGCTCCATCGAAACTGTCTTTCGGACGCAATCGCGTGAAGTGATGGATGTGGAAATTCATTCCACGACTTTGATGGATCCAGGAACCCATTTGGTGGTGTATTCGAGAGGATTTGTGAGGGATATCACAGCACGAAAGGCTCTGGAGCGTGAGGTTGAGCGGTATACGAACCAACTGGAAGGGATTGTGGCTGAACGAACCCAACAATTGTCTGAATCAGAGGCGGGATATAAGGCGCTTTTCAATTTGGCTGCCGATTCAATTTTTGTGGTCGATTCGGAAGGCCGGATCTTGGATGTCAATGCCCGTGAACGGGATATTCTAGGGTATGTCCCTTCTGATTTAGAGGGTGCTTCCTTCGTGAAGCTTGTGCCACCGGCGTTCCAAGTCGTCAGTCAGAGTTTGTTAGATCGGGTCAGCGGTGAGGAGCCAAAGGTGCCCACGACAGAGATTGAAGTTTATGATCGGCAAGGCGTGATGAAATCCGTGGAGATGGACCTCGTTCGGATTGATATGGGAGGAAGAGCCTCAATCATGGTCCAGTTACGAGATATAACCGAGCATAAAAAGTTTGAAGCTGAACTACAACGATACAATGAAGTCTTGGAAGAGAAAGTCTCTGAGCGTACTCGGGAAATTGAACAAGCCAAACTGTACATTGAAAGTTTGTTGGAAAATGCGAATGACGTGATTTATACCTTGGACGTTGATTTACGGTTTACTTATGTCAATGGAAAAGTTGATGCCTGGGGATATCGAAAAGAGGACTTGATTGGTAAGCCGTATCTCTCGTTACTCTCCAAGCGGTATCGTGGACGGTATTTGAAAGAGACATTGGATCTCGGGACAAAGCAAGTCTACGAAGTGGAGGTGGTGAGTCGAGAGGGAGAGTTGCGGGCGGTGATGGTGAGTGTGGCACCGCTTCTCAATGATGCAGGCGTCTACACAGGAGTCTTGGGCATCGCCAGGGATATTACGGAGCGCAAGCATTTGGAACGCCAGGTGCAGAATTCTGAGCGATTAGCGTCCATTGGGAAGCTGGCCGCCGGGGTTGCCCATGAAATCAACAATCCGTTAGGGGGAATTTTGAATTGTTTATACAATATCCGAAAAGGGACGTTGACGCCTGAGCGATCTCAGGAATATTTGCATTTTATGGAGGATGGGTTGCGACGGGTTCAACGTATCGTTCGCCAGCTCCTGGATTTTTCTCAGCAACGCGAACCGGAATTAGCCATGACAGATCTGCATCAAATTTTAGACCGGGTCCTGGTATTGACCGAGCATGTATTTTTGGTCAAACATGCTACGTTGAGTAAGTTCTATGATGAGACACTTCCTTTGGTGATGGTCGATGCGCATATGATTGAGCAGGTGATTATGAACTTAGTCCTGAACGCGGTTCAGGCACTCAAAGAAGGTGGCCAGGTGACGTTGCGGACTCGAAAACAGGAAGATGGATATGAAATTGAGGTTGAGGATACTGGGTGCGGAATACCTCCAGAGATTCGTCCTCATATTTTTGATCCTTTTTTTACGACGAAAGGGACCGGTGAGGGGACCGGGTTGGGATTGTCGGTGAGTTTGGGAATTGTCCAGCGGCATGCAGGTGAGATGTTGGTGGACAGTGAAGAGGGGAAAGGGACTCGGTTTACCATTCGCATGCCATTGGTTCGATCTCGTTCTGGCATTCCTGTGAAGGTAGGCACATGACTCACGGTTCAATCCTGATTATTGATGATGAGCCCTTGATGCGAGTCTCTATGGTGGATGCGCTGAAGGCGATCGGCTATGTGGTACAAGAAGCCAGTTCCGGGTTGGAGGGACTGGAGCGGTTGCGGACTTCCCGGTTTAATTTGGTGATTACTGATTTGCGATTACCAGGTGTGGACGGCCTTCATATTGTAAAACAGTGTAAGGAGCATTGCCCTGGCACGGAAGTGATTGTCATAACTGCCCATGGCTCTGTTGACACGGCTGTGGATGCGATGAAAAGCGGTGCTTACGATTACATCACGAAGCCCTTTTCCATGGATGAATTGTTGTTGAGTGTGGAGCGAGTCTGTGCAGTGGTGGCTCTTCGGGAAGAGAATCGGGTCTTACGGGATGAATTGGAAAAGAAATTTAGTTTTCAAGGGATTGTGGGAAAAAACGAGCGAATGCGCCAAGTACTGGAAAAGATCAAGTTAGTTTCGGTCACCGACGCGACGGTATTAGTGGTTGGTGAAAGTGGAACGGGAAAAGAGTTGATCGCAAATGCCATACATGCCAATAGCGCCCGCCGAAATCATGCTTTGGTCAAAGTGAGTTGTGCCGCGCTACCGGAAACGCTATTAGAGGCTGAGCTGTTTGGCCATGAGAAAGGGGCGTTTACGGGGGCTCTCCGGCAACGGCATGGTCGATTCGAACTTGCTCATCAGGGCACCCTCTTTTTGGATGAAATCGGCGAAATTTCCCCTTTGGTCCAAGTTAAATTACTTCGTGTCCTACAGGAACGGCAGTTTGAACGCGTCGGGGGAAATGACACGATTGAAGTGGATGTGCGATTGGTGTGTGCAACACAGAAGGATTTACGGAAAGAAGTTGAACAAGGAAGATTCCGGGAGGATCTCTATTATCGATTGAATGTGGTGCCGGTTCAGCTTCCCCCTCTCCGAGAACGTCGAGAAGATATATTCATGATTGCCCAGCATTTTTTGAAGACGATGTCAGGTCGAAATCACCAAGAACCAAAAGCCTTGTCACGGCAAGCTCGCGAGGTGTTGTTGCAGTATTCCTTTCCGGGGAATGTCAGAGAATTAGAAAATACCATTGAACGTGCGTTAGCTTTGGCACAACACACTCAAGAAATCCAGGTTTGGGATCTCTGTGGGCAGAGTCGATGTCCATATGCGGGTGGGGAACCGCAAAAAGGATGCGGGCTTTGCGGGGACCAGGAGGGGAGGAGAGGCGGGAAGAACGGGGCGATGGAAACCTTGGCCGAAGCGCGAGAAAATTTTGAACGGGGGCATATTCTCGAAATACTTAATCGAACGGGGTGGAGTCGGATGACGGCTTCGAGGGTTTTGGGATTATCCAGAAAAGGTCTTTGGGAAAAATGTAAACGGTATGGGATTGTTCGGGCATGCGACGACACGAATTCTGAAAAGGACGATCGGGATGACGATTGAAAGCGCAGCCCTTTTTTGAAAAGAGCTGCGCCATGAGTGCTTGCCCCTTAGGGTTTCTTAGTCGGAAAATAGATTATTCTCCACCCTCCCAGAGGGTGATGATCCGGTCGTTTCCAGCCGTGGCAAGGTATTTCCCATCAGATGAAAGGGTAATCCCTCTGACAGGTCCCTTGTGTGACCGAATCGTCCTGAACTGACGCCCAGTTTGAATATCCCACATTTTGACGGTCCCATCATCACTGGCGCTGATAAGCACCTGTCCATCCTGGGTCACAAGAAGATTTCTAACCCATGCCGAGTGGCCTTTCAGTGTGCGGCATTCTTCCATCGTCGGCATGTCCCAGAACTTAATCGTACAGTCGCGACTTCCGGAAATCATGGTGCCCCCATCAGGAGTGAAGGTGAGCGCCCCAATCCAATATTCCATGGGCTTTTGAAATCCGCCCTGGTCGTCTACGTAAAAACCACGACTTTCGGTCGATTCGTCGTCGGCATCATCTCTCCAATGGCCGTTGTGAACAATTCTTTCTTCCCCGCTTGGTAGAACTTCATAGAGCTTAATTTTCCCGACATCGGTACCAGCAACTAGGTGGATACCGTCCGGGGAAAACGCTGTGCAGACGCTCCAATTATGGTCATATTGGTCTTTCCCAAGGAGCGTCATGAGTTCAGTGCCTGTGGTTACTTCCCAGATTTTAATGTCTTTATTCTGGCCAGCCCTAGCGAGCATGAGGCCATCTGGGGAAAATGAAATGCTGGTCACGCCATGGTCGTAACGAGTAAAGAGTAATCGAAGTGATTCCCCTGTTTGAGGATTCCAAAGCCGAATGGTCCGGTCTTCACTTGCTGAAGCGATCATTTGCCCATCAGGGCTATGCTTGACCTCTCGAACGGTAAGGGTGTGGCCTCGTAGAGATCGAAGAAGACGGCCGGTTTCAATATCCCAAATCCTAATAAAACGATCATTTCCTCCGCTGGCAAGTGTCAGGCCATCAGGGGAAAAGGAGACAGACCATATTTCCTGTGTGTGACCACGAAATGACTTCAGTTCCCTAACACCGCTTTTCCAATAGGCGAGTGAATCAATGAGTGGCGTGGGTTGGAAATCTGGATTATGGATGAACCCGGGATTGGAACTTAGTGTGTCAGGACTTGTCGGCTGGGTCATGAAATTCCTCGCTTCGGAAACAGATTGACAATAAATGGTCGGTTATATGACCTCGGGAATGGATCAAGGGAATTCTCTTGCCAAAGGGGAAAACTCATTCCTATAATTCAACTAGTTATGATACTAAACGGCGCTTTTCGAGGGAGTCAAGATAGCTACCTCCCAAATCCAATGGGAATTTATAATTACGGTGATCATCTTTCGAGAAACGAAACTCGTCTTGTGGTGATCTTGCGGTAAACGGAGGTTTTGCTCATGGAAATTCGTTTTCAACCCGCCCTCCTTCAGGAGGTGATTGACTCATTTGCTGAAAAGACTGAGCGTGAGGGCGATCCGACTTATTTTAATGAGTTTCATGAGTTTGCGGATCCCATTTACGAGAAGTTTTCTCTTGATGACCGGGATCCGGAGTTCAAGCGGCTCTATCAACATTTATTTGCTAAATGGGGGTTTGCTGAAATTCTCAGGGATGCTTTTGATGATTTCCCGGTTTTGCGAGATAAAACTGGGATTGTATTGGTGCGAGGGGTATTAAAAGAAGATCAGGAAGGGGTTGATGTCCTCCGGAAGTGGGGGGTGGTCGAGGAGAAACTGTCCCGCAAATTTGAGGAGGCCGGGAAAAAAGGGGTAGGAATTAAATTGATCCCCCGGCGATTTTATGATCCAGCCATTACCCGTTACCTACGACATGAGTTAACGCATATTTCTGATATGTTAGATGAGGCCTTTGGTTACGATCCTGACACAAAAGTGGGGTTGAACCCCGGTGAAGAACATTTGATTTTAAATCGTTACCGTGTGCTGTGGAACCTTCATGTCGATAGCCGGATTGCCCGAACAGGAAAAGAGCCGATGTTTTCCAAGGAATATCGGTTTCGGGAGTTTCGTTCCTGGTATCGAAAGATTCTTCCCGGTCAGGTGGAATCCGTGTTTGAAGGGATCTGGCAGGCGGATTATCTCACTCATGCTGAATTAGTAGAGATGGCTTCGGATACGATACGAGTTATCGAGAGGGCTATTGAGGTTGAGGACAGTGAAGTCCCTGATGTGCCAACCAAGCCCATGCTTCTCCCGGGATTCCCTTGCCCTCTTTGTCGATTCCCAACCTATACCTGGGTAGAAAACATGGATGAGACCCTAGAAGGCTTTGTCTTAGATTATATTCGCGAAAACCATCCAGGATGGGATGTGGAGTATGGGGCCTGTGACAGATGTGTCGAGGTGTATAAGCTGCGGGCCTCTGGAGTGGTATAAATTCTTAAAATGCCTTTCCTCTTGTCCAATTTGGTTTATTAAGCTATTGAAAGTGGCATAATGGCGGAATCCGATATGTCAAGACAGCCTTCATCTAATCCGACATTAGGTCGGAGAATGTTTCTTCGACAATCCGCAATTTCCATTGGCGCGACTGTTCATGAATTTGTGAAGCACAGAGATGCTCCTTCCCCGATAAAAAAGGAGCAGCCTGTTCCTGAAAAAACGGGGTGGCTTCGTCCCCCAGGAGCCGTGGAGGAGAAGTTGTTTTTGGAGCGCTGTACCGGATGCGCTGATTGCGTCGAAGTCTGTCCTCACGACGCCATTCAAGTGTTATCGAGTAATGACACTCCCGTTATCTATCCTGGAGAATCCCCATGCAAATTATGTGATGATCTTCCTTGTATTGGAGCGTGTACTACGGAAGCCCTTTTACCTGTTGAGGATAGTTTTCAGGTCAATAT
The sequence above is a segment of the Nitrospira sp. MA-1 genome. Coding sequences within it:
- a CDS encoding 4Fe-4S binding protein; the protein is MFLRQSAISIGATVHEFVKHRDAPSPIKKEQPVPEKTGWLRPPGAVEEKLFLERCTGCADCVEVCPHDAIQVLSSNDTPVIYPGESPCKLCDDLPCIGACTTEALLPVEDSFQVNMGVAEVWAKMCTAGTGCNACVSKCPTDALSMDFSSYHIRVDDSVCVGCGICQYICGTVNDRTAIRIVPR
- a CDS encoding PAS domain S-box protein translates to MLDVLYGFFIVAKVKSFGFPLQLKGKTILAMVLVGLLPLILSLLLTYFEEKRALREAAGITMKGIAVEVARKVETQIIRGINEAQQLATIPFIRSAVLNSNRSYADKNPDEIQALIQQWQESWRIQSSLDEFPVFLNKYATDYLIQWHAIRKSDYLAIVVVDAQGALVLSSFPQVNFFHGNSLWWEAVVQHHETQAFVSDLSFDPEFGTHVLNVGVPIWDDLRQHVVGAISILLRRDSLFRSISEVAAGKTGHAMLTASDGMPILCPAFSLEEHVMPSNVVSAFQQGGVGWLVADPDSHGMPNAIVGYAPLHLGMPLAPESFGGKSWHMLTSQDSAETYAPLDQLLSKVIFYGIAVFVILWGAGVVVAGRIVKPIQVLSQGVEQFGSGNLSEKIAIRSGDEIERLADTFNAMAENLQHSFFELNQKVDEIGRLEQKYRDLIENAPEMIHQLDPSGRFVHVNTTELQKLGYSLAEMLEMSLWDIVPAEQQEVVQAYVQGLALGGARSIETVFRTQSREVMDVEIHSTTLMDPGTHLVVYSRGFVRDITARKALEREVERYTNQLEGIVAERTQQLSESEAGYKALFNLAADSIFVVDSEGRILDVNARERDILGYVPSDLEGASFVKLVPPAFQVVSQSLLDRVSGEEPKVPTTEIEVYDRQGVMKSVEMDLVRIDMGGRASIMVQLRDITEHKKFEAELQRYNEVLEEKVSERTREIEQAKLYIESLLENANDVIYTLDVDLRFTYVNGKVDAWGYRKEDLIGKPYLSLLSKRYRGRYLKETLDLGTKQVYEVEVVSREGELRAVMVSVAPLLNDAGVYTGVLGIARDITERKHLERQVQNSERLASIGKLAAGVAHEINNPLGGILNCLYNIRKGTLTPERSQEYLHFMEDGLRRVQRIVRQLLDFSQQREPELAMTDLHQILDRVLVLTEHVFLVKHATLSKFYDETLPLVMVDAHMIEQVIMNLVLNAVQALKEGGQVTLRTRKQEDGYEIEVEDTGCGIPPEIRPHIFDPFFTTKGTGEGTGLGLSVSLGIVQRHAGEMLVDSEEGKGTRFTIRMPLVRSRSGIPVKVGT
- the secD gene encoding protein translocase subunit SecD produces the protein MKKLRGRLFLLFVVTVVSAILALPSFPGLFQSLPDGVKRVLSHRGLSLGLDLQGGIHLVLEVEEERAVEIAVDRIRKAVEDLLKDKAIEVEGVRREGSKMIVITLQQEADGEAVRTLLDESFPNFMSQNPAGTRLVYELRDTEEERVKTSAINQALETLRNRIDEFGVAEPLIQRLGLNQIAIQLPGVKDPQRAKDLIQETALLEFKLLEESKAALDLPPQVEKGQEDTVRKTLEGKIPEGAEILFETAVSEPDGRAYSIPYLVKKDAVLIGDVLQDARVSIGEFNEPIVSITFDSKGAREFDELTAANIGKRMAVVLDGKVYSAPVIRDRISGGRAIIEGTFSTAEANDLAVVLRAGALPAPLKTLQDLTVGPSLGQDSIEKGLRTTIIAGSLVLIFMIVYYRLSGVIANMAVFLNLICLLGALSGLNATLTLPGIAGIILTIGMGVDSNVLIFERIREELRQGRPVRLAVDSGYNKAFLTIVDSHVTTLITGLALFLFGTGPIKGFAVTLCLGIAINLFTALVGTKVVFDFMNRRKLDTLSI
- a CDS encoding sigma-54 dependent transcriptional regulator, which translates into the protein MTHGSILIIDDEPLMRVSMVDALKAIGYVVQEASSGLEGLERLRTSRFNLVITDLRLPGVDGLHIVKQCKEHCPGTEVIVITAHGSVDTAVDAMKSGAYDYITKPFSMDELLLSVERVCAVVALREENRVLRDELEKKFSFQGIVGKNERMRQVLEKIKLVSVTDATVLVVGESGTGKELIANAIHANSARRNHALVKVSCAALPETLLEAELFGHEKGAFTGALRQRHGRFELAHQGTLFLDEIGEISPLVQVKLLRVLQERQFERVGGNDTIEVDVRLVCATQKDLRKEVEQGRFREDLYYRLNVVPVQLPPLRERREDIFMIAQHFLKTMSGRNHQEPKALSRQAREVLLQYSFPGNVRELENTIERALALAQHTQEIQVWDLCGQSRCPYAGGEPQKGCGLCGDQEGRRGGKNGAMETLAEARENFERGHILEILNRTGWSRMTASRVLGLSRKGLWEKCKRYGIVRACDDTNSEKDDRDDD
- the secF gene encoding protein translocase subunit SecF, which translates into the protein MMEILGKTDIDFMGKRNIAFMVSGFLVSLGLLAVIAILVGWANLGIDFAGGTAVQLKFDKPLLIADARKALDAHGLGAAELQEFPQDQKLLIRVKTETTIEEGVSKNIIQAFQAEFPDHGFVVDSSTSIGPTIGKKLQEDALIAVILSLAGIILYVAVRFEFRFGVAAAIATFHDVLAVLGIYFLLNTEITLLVVTALLTLAGYSLTDTVIVFDRIRENLRQRRRETTTTMINNGINQVLSRTLITTLTVVLVLVPLTIWGGEVLHDFSLALLLGVLIGTYSSIFVASPLLLLWPGAEGKLLGRGK
- a CDS encoding WD40 repeat domain-containing protein, translating into MTQPTSPDTLSSNPGFIHNPDFQPTPLIDSLAYWKSGVRELKSFRGHTQEIWSVSFSPDGLTLASGGNDRFIRIWDIETGRLLRSLRGHTLTVREVKHSPDGQMIASASEDRTIRLWNPQTGESLRLLFTRYDHGVTSISFSPDGLMLARAGQNKDIKIWEVTTGTELMTLLGKDQYDHNWSVCTAFSPDGIHLVAGTDVGKIKLYEVLPSGEERIVHNGHWRDDADDESTESRGFYVDDQGGFQKPMEYWIGALTFTPDGGTMISGSRDCTIKFWDMPTMEECRTLKGHSAWVRNLLVTQDGQVLISASDDGTVKMWDIQTGRQFRTIRSHKGPVRGITLSSDGKYLATAGNDRIITLWEGGE